A genomic stretch from Chitinophaga agri includes:
- a CDS encoding PQQ-dependent sugar dehydrogenase, with translation MYLRLLPLPLLFFLSSFAQKNSPELPAPHATKSYMKYSNVKGWKDGEKPIAPEGFIVTQYADDLQNPRWLYELPNGDLLVAESNSHYKFFKKIGAAIVGANRSNSMKKSANRISLLRDADHDGIPETKTIFLDGLNQPFGMLLVGDQFYVANTDGLLRFPYKEGAVSIDAKGEQIATFPAGKVNQHWTRNIIANKDKSKFYVAVGCGTDHGEKGMDKEVLKANILEMNPDGSGMRVYASGLRNPVGMDWAPGTNTLWVAVNERDKLGNDLVPDYITGVKEGGFYGWPYSYFGQHPDPRVPDAPVGLIERAIVPDFPLKAHTASLGLVFYTRNVFPEKYKNGAFITQHGSWNRKPVSGYKVIFVPFRNGQPAGPEEDFLTGFVKDSVSGVVRGRPVGIAVSQTGALFITDDRTNRIWRVSYAAPKP, from the coding sequence ATGTACCTCAGACTCCTGCCGCTACCGTTGCTGTTCTTCCTGTCTTCGTTTGCACAGAAAAACAGCCCCGAACTGCCTGCTCCGCATGCCACAAAATCCTACATGAAGTACAGCAATGTAAAAGGCTGGAAAGATGGAGAGAAGCCCATTGCTCCGGAGGGATTTATTGTCACGCAGTATGCGGATGATCTGCAGAACCCCAGATGGCTATACGAACTACCCAACGGAGATCTGCTGGTAGCAGAATCCAATTCTCACTATAAATTCTTTAAGAAGATAGGTGCCGCAATAGTAGGTGCTAACCGGTCCAACAGCATGAAGAAAAGCGCCAACAGGATCAGCCTTCTGCGGGATGCGGACCATGATGGCATTCCGGAAACAAAGACTATCTTCCTGGATGGCCTGAACCAGCCTTTCGGCATGCTGCTGGTCGGTGATCAGTTTTATGTCGCCAATACAGATGGCCTGCTGCGTTTCCCCTATAAGGAAGGTGCTGTCAGTATAGACGCAAAGGGAGAGCAGATCGCTACCTTCCCGGCTGGAAAAGTGAATCAGCACTGGACACGGAATATCATTGCCAATAAAGACAAATCGAAGTTTTACGTAGCGGTAGGCTGTGGCACTGACCATGGTGAAAAGGGAATGGACAAGGAGGTGCTAAAGGCCAATATCCTGGAAATGAATCCCGACGGCAGCGGTATGCGGGTATATGCTTCGGGGCTTAGAAACCCTGTAGGAATGGACTGGGCGCCAGGTACCAATACGCTTTGGGTGGCGGTCAATGAAAGAGACAAACTGGGTAATGACCTTGTTCCTGATTATATCACGGGGGTGAAGGAAGGAGGGTTCTACGGATGGCCATACAGTTATTTCGGGCAGCATCCTGATCCCCGGGTGCCGGATGCACCTGTGGGACTGATAGAACGGGCAATTGTACCAGACTTTCCGTTGAAAGCACATACAGCCAGCCTGGGACTGGTGTTTTACACACGGAATGTTTTTCCGGAAAAGTATAAGAACGGGGCGTTTATTACACAGCATGGTTCCTGGAACCGCAAGCCGGTATCTGGCTATAAAGTGATCTTTGTCCCATTCAGGAATGGGCAGCCTGCAGGGCCGGAGGAAGATTTCCTGACCGGTTTTGTGAAGGACAGTGTATCCGGTGTCGTACGTGGCAGACCGGTAGGTATTGCCGTATCGCAGACGGGTGCATTGTTTATTACTGACGACAGGACCAACAGGATCTGGCGTGTGAGCTATGCAGCGCCTAAGCCTTAA
- a CDS encoding alpha-ketoglutarate-dependent dioxygenase AlkB, with translation MKGITHIQHFVSDPDALFIYLKENVLWDEGMTARKTASFGVAYNYSQMSYPYQPFTPELQELVAGIGATIGFTPNNCLINFYPDGTSKMGYHADQTDILEDGTGIVIVSIGATRILRFKRIADAGELVDFPLNSGSLIYMTQEVQQEWLHAIPAANTTDGRMSLTFRAIK, from the coding sequence ATGAAAGGAATTACACATATTCAGCATTTTGTGTCTGACCCTGATGCATTGTTTATCTATCTGAAAGAGAACGTTTTATGGGATGAGGGAATGACCGCCCGTAAAACTGCGAGCTTCGGCGTAGCTTACAACTATTCACAGATGAGCTATCCCTATCAGCCTTTTACACCTGAACTGCAGGAACTGGTAGCCGGTATTGGCGCTACTATCGGATTTACACCCAATAATTGTCTGATCAATTTCTATCCTGACGGGACATCTAAAATGGGCTACCACGCCGATCAGACTGATATACTGGAAGATGGTACCGGTATTGTTATTGTATCTATAGGCGCTACGAGGATACTGCGCTTCAAACGTATAGCAGATGCCGGGGAACTGGTTGATTTTCCGTTGAATAGCGGATCACTGATCTATATGACCCAGGAAGTACAGCAGGAATGGCTGCATGCTATCCCCGCCGCAAATACCACGGATGGTAGAATGAGCCTTACTTTCCGGGCAATTAAATAA
- a CDS encoding GDSL-type esterase/lipase family protein, which produces MKQLFSLFALSLTVCFTACGQRFQDDVNTILKFDKMYAPPANPILFTGSSSIRKWDDLELTFAEHKPMNRGIGGAVTNDIIHYANDIIFPYHPREIVIYVGENDLVEKGVTADSVFNRFKNLYTLIRSKLPQIPLVYISIKPSPSREQFLPMAKAANALIKDYIAGQSNITFVDVFSLMLDKNGKPRKELFVEDMLHMNAQGYAIWRKAVAPYLETEKNN; this is translated from the coding sequence ATGAAACAACTATTCTCCCTTTTCGCACTGTCACTGACTGTTTGTTTTACCGCCTGCGGACAGAGATTCCAGGACGACGTCAATACGATCCTCAAATTTGATAAGATGTATGCGCCGCCTGCAAATCCTATTCTCTTTACCGGCAGTTCCTCTATCCGCAAATGGGATGATCTGGAGCTGACATTCGCGGAGCATAAACCCATGAACAGGGGCATAGGGGGAGCCGTTACCAATGATATTATCCATTACGCCAATGATATCATATTCCCCTACCATCCGCGGGAGATCGTGATCTATGTCGGTGAGAATGACCTGGTAGAAAAAGGTGTGACCGCGGATAGCGTCTTCAACAGGTTCAAAAACCTGTATACGCTCATCAGAAGTAAACTGCCTCAGATCCCACTGGTGTATATTTCTATCAAGCCCAGTCCCAGCAGAGAGCAGTTCCTGCCAATGGCGAAAGCGGCGAACGCTTTGATTAAGGACTACATTGCCGGTCAGTCGAATATCACATTTGTGGATGTATTTTCCCTGATGCTCGATAAAAACGGTAAACCACGTAAAGAACTGTTTGTAGAAGATATGCTGCATATGAATGCCCAGGGCTACGCAATATGGAGAAAAGCGGTGGCACCGTATCTGGAAACGGAGAAAAATAATTAA
- a CDS encoding NAD(P)/FAD-dependent oxidoreductase, protein MESSETKAQAIRVVIIGGGFAGINLAKKLQRDSRFQITLVDKNNYNYFPPLIYQLATGFLETSSICYPFRKLFRDKPNLNFHMGEFQRVDPVAHTVYLSNGELQYDYLVFATGTETNYFGNENIRKRAIPMKTVNDALEMRNRLLKRLETASITQDAVERKKLTTIVIAGGGPTGVEVSGMLAELRKFVIRKDYPELEGTGGEIYLVNGGDALLEPMSPRSQKHTYDALRRLGVKIKLKTRVKDFVDDQVILNNGDTIHTTTLIWAAGVTASLHDGIPIASTGPGRRMMTDAYNRVIGVDDIYAIGDTALTKTDKNFPEGHPQLAQVALQQGRNLATNFSRMADNKELKPFSYVDKGTMAIIGRNNAVADIPSPKLHFNGFIAWVMWLFIHVMALINYRNKLKTMYNWTVAYFTRDQALRMIIKPIIRQPEIKADIRPVEATVVKSST, encoded by the coding sequence ATGGAAAGCTCAGAAACAAAAGCACAAGCAATTAGGGTCGTGATCATAGGCGGTGGATTCGCAGGTATTAATCTGGCAAAAAAGCTACAACGTGACAGTCGCTTTCAGATCACATTAGTAGACAAGAACAACTATAATTATTTTCCTCCTCTCATTTATCAGCTGGCAACGGGATTTCTGGAGACATCAAGTATCTGTTATCCGTTCCGTAAGCTATTCCGGGACAAACCCAATCTGAACTTCCATATGGGGGAGTTCCAGCGGGTAGACCCGGTAGCGCATACTGTTTACCTCAGCAATGGTGAACTACAGTATGATTACCTCGTATTTGCTACCGGTACCGAAACCAACTACTTTGGCAATGAGAACATCAGAAAGAGGGCCATTCCGATGAAAACCGTGAATGATGCTCTTGAGATGCGCAACAGACTACTGAAGAGACTGGAGACAGCTTCTATTACCCAGGATGCGGTGGAAAGAAAGAAACTGACCACTATCGTGATCGCTGGTGGCGGTCCGACAGGTGTGGAAGTATCCGGGATGCTGGCAGAGTTGAGAAAATTCGTTATCAGAAAAGACTATCCTGAACTGGAAGGAACAGGTGGTGAAATATACCTGGTGAATGGCGGGGATGCGCTGCTGGAACCGATGAGCCCAAGATCTCAGAAACATACCTATGATGCCCTCCGCAGACTGGGTGTGAAGATCAAACTGAAGACCAGGGTCAAAGATTTTGTGGACGACCAGGTGATCCTGAACAATGGCGACACCATTCATACCACTACCCTCATCTGGGCAGCCGGTGTAACGGCCAGCCTGCATGATGGTATTCCTATTGCCAGCACTGGCCCGGGCAGAAGAATGATGACCGATGCCTATAACAGGGTGATCGGGGTCGATGACATCTACGCGATAGGTGATACCGCGCTTACCAAAACAGATAAAAACTTTCCGGAAGGCCATCCACAGCTGGCACAGGTTGCCCTGCAACAGGGACGTAACCTGGCGACCAACTTTTCCCGTATGGCAGATAACAAAGAGCTGAAGCCTTTCAGTTATGTAGATAAGGGTACGATGGCAATTATCGGCCGTAATAATGCCGTAGCAGATATACCATCACCCAAGCTGCACTTCAATGGTTTTATTGCCTGGGTGATGTGGTTGTTCATTCACGTAATGGCACTGATCAACTACCGTAATAAGCTGAAGACCATGTACAACTGGACGGTCGCTTATTTCACCAGAGACCAGGCCTTACGTATGATCATCAAACCGATCATACGGCAGCCGGAAATAAAAGCCGACATCAGACCGGTTGAAGCGACCGTTGTTAAATCTTCAACCTGA
- a CDS encoding chaperone modulator CbpM: MQAAMIAIQQYCTVHEIESNFIDSLADEGLIAITVVEGNSFISEEQLQDLELYTRWYSEMGVNTAGIDVIRHLLDRVRHMQAELISLRARLQLYEGL; encoded by the coding sequence ATGCAGGCAGCAATGATAGCTATACAGCAATATTGCACGGTTCATGAGATAGAATCCAATTTTATTGACTCACTTGCTGATGAAGGACTGATCGCTATTACCGTAGTGGAGGGCAACAGTTTTATTTCAGAAGAACAGCTCCAGGACCTGGAGCTGTATACCCGCTGGTATAGTGAAATGGGCGTGAATACAGCAGGTATTGACGTGATCAGGCACCTGCTGGACAGGGTAAGACATATGCAGGCAGAGCTCATCAGCCTGCGCGCACGGCTGCAATTGTATGAAGGACTGTGA